One Triticum dicoccoides isolate Atlit2015 ecotype Zavitan chromosome 4B, WEW_v2.0, whole genome shotgun sequence genomic window carries:
- the LOC119292543 gene encoding heparan-alpha-glucosaminide N-acetyltransferase-like: MEKGQDIAASGGEKGSEQHAIDVVPVEVEHGDGKGVVHAGAGDDTEKERLVVVEEPQKKKSTRVAALDAFRGLTIVLMVLVDDAGGAYERMDHSPWNGCTLADFVMPFFLFIVGVAIAFAMKRVPNMGAAVKKVSVRTLKMLFWGLLLQGGYSHAPDDLAYGVDMKVIRWCGILQRIALVYFVVALIEVFTIKVRPVTVRSGPYAIFHAYRWLGGFIVFVVYMVTTFSLYVPDWSYVYHSDGDVNDGKRFTVQCGVRGHLDPACNAVGHVDRVVWGINHLYSQPVWIRTKDCTFSSPESGPLRADAPSWCLAPFEPEGLLSSISSILSGTIGIHYGHVLIHFKTHKERLKHWLSMGISLLLLGILLHFTKAIPINKQLYSISYVCFTAGAAGIVLSAFYMLIDVWGLRVPFLFLEWIGMNAMLVYVLAAQGIFAAFVNGWYYESQDKTLVNWIQKHVFVNVWHSERLGTLLYVIFGEILFWGVVSGILHKLGIYWKL; encoded by the exons ATGGAGAAGGGGCAGGACATAGCGGCATCCGGCGGTGAGAAAGGTTCAGAGCAGCACGCCATTGATGTAGTTCCCGTAGAGGTGGAGCATGGAGACGGCAAGGGCGTCGTCCACGCCGGAGCCGGAGATGACACCGAGAaggagagactggtcgttgttgaGGAGCCCCAGAAGAAGAAGAGCACGAGGGTGGCGGCTCTCGATGCCTTCAGAGGGCTCACCATTGTG CTGATGGTACTGGTGGACGATGCCGGCGGGGCTTACGAGCGGATGGACCACTCGCCGTGGAACGGTTGCACTCTGGCAGACTTTGTCATGcccttcttcctcttcatcgtcggtGTTGCGATCGCCTTTGCCATGAAG AGGGTTCCAAACATGGGTGccgctgtgaagaaggtcagcgtcAGAACACTGAAAATGCTTTTCTGGGGCCTGCTACTGCAAG GTGGATACTCTCACGCTCCGGACGACCTTGCTTATGGAGTGGACATGAAGGTGATAAGATGGTGTGGCATCCTCCAG AGGATAGCTTTGGTGTACTTCGTGGTTGCCCTCATAGAGGTGTTCACCATAAAGGTGCGGCCTGTCACCGTCCGTTCCGGTCCTTACGCCATCTTCCATGCCTACCGGTG GTTAGGCGGTTTCATCGTGTTCGTCGTATACATGGTCACGACGTTCTCGCTGTATGTTCCAGATTGGAGCTATGTGTACCATTCGGATGGCGATGTCAATGATGGGAAGCGGTTTACG GTACAATGTGGTGTAAGGGGTCACCTGGATCCGGCTTGCAATGCAGTGGGTCATGTTGATAGGGTGGTCTGGGGGATTAATCATCTCTACTCGCAGCCCGTTTGGATCCGGACTAAG GATTGTACATTTAGCTCACCAGAATCAGGTCCTCTCCGTGCCGATGCTCCATCATGGTGTCTTGCGCCATTCGAACCAGAAGGATTGTTAAG CTCAATATCGTCGATTCTATCAGGGACAATTGGAATCCACTATGGCCATGTTCTAATCCATTTCAAG ACCCATAAGGAGAGACTGAAACACTGGCTTTCGATGGGCATTTCGCTCCTCTTGCTCGGCATTCTCCTTCACTTCACAAAAG CCATTCCAATCAATAAGCAACTCTACAGTATCAGTTACGTTTGCTTCACTGCCGGCGCGGCTGGAATAGTTCTGTCAGCTTTCTACATGCTG ATTGATGTCTGGGGCCTGAGAGTACCATTCTTGTTCCTCGAGTGGATCGGCATGAACGCCATGCTTGTGTACGTCCTAGCGGCACAAGGCATATTTGCAGCATTTGTGAACGGATGGTACTATGAGTCGCAAGATAAAACCCTT GTTAACTGGATCCAAAAGCATGTGTTTGTCAATGTCTGGCATTCAGAAAGGCTGGGAACTCTGCTGTACGTCATATTTGGAGAGATCCTCTTCTGGGGTGTTGTCTCTGGCATCTTGCACAAGCTGGGGATTTATTGGAAACTATGA